In Candidatus Methylomirabilota bacterium, one DNA window encodes the following:
- a CDS encoding YihY family inner membrane protein, translating to MSTGLHSYLDRLNTQILDEMWEVEPSQLSKVRRFLYPQLRLLYIVANGFVENNVPRQAAALTFTMLLSIAPFLAVTFSLLRAFGVPNRLQPFLVELLAPLGPSANEITTRLIGFVNNVDVGSLGAVGLIALFVTVVSLMGSIEQAFNQVWEVKTPRGLARKFTDYLSVLLVGPVLVFSAIAIFASVQSSALVQGLMDIEPFGTMILTSLRLVPYFMLWGALTFLYVFMPNTNVQMGSALIGGLVGAILWVTAGLVFATFVASSTRYYAIYSSFAILFLLLLWFYVGWVIVLLGAQVAFASQHLDTYQEGRKASMTSVADRERLVLHFMTLIGHNFYYGMEPWTAPALARRFNAPRQLITELLHTLTQEQLLVAASDGQGYVPARDLERIGLKEILDSLRTAGGPEELPNREGNKDMVDDVTEQVDRAVATTLAGKSLKSLVLSQPPPNPTSE from the coding sequence ATGAGCACAGGGCTCCATAGCTATCTAGATCGGCTCAACACCCAGATCCTGGACGAGATGTGGGAGGTTGAACCTTCGCAGCTCAGCAAGGTCCGCCGGTTTCTGTATCCACAGCTCAGGCTTTTGTACATCGTGGCCAACGGGTTTGTTGAGAATAATGTACCGCGCCAGGCAGCCGCGCTGACGTTCACCATGTTGCTTTCCATCGCCCCGTTCCTCGCCGTAACCTTCTCGCTCCTCAGGGCTTTCGGCGTACCTAATCGGCTGCAGCCGTTCCTGGTCGAGTTGCTGGCTCCCCTCGGTCCAAGTGCTAACGAGATCACCACTCGCCTGATCGGATTTGTGAATAACGTGGACGTGGGATCCCTAGGAGCGGTAGGCCTGATCGCCCTATTTGTTACGGTCGTGTCCCTGATGGGAAGTATCGAGCAGGCCTTTAATCAGGTCTGGGAAGTGAAAACGCCACGAGGGCTGGCCCGGAAGTTCACCGATTACCTGAGCGTGCTCCTGGTCGGTCCCGTTTTGGTGTTCTCGGCCATTGCGATCTTCGCTTCGGTTCAGAGCTCCGCGCTGGTGCAAGGTCTCATGGACATTGAGCCCTTTGGTACGATGATTCTGACCAGCCTCCGGCTGGTGCCGTATTTTATGCTCTGGGGAGCCCTCACCTTCCTCTACGTTTTCATGCCCAACACGAACGTGCAGATGGGGTCGGCTCTGATCGGCGGCCTGGTGGGGGCCATTCTCTGGGTCACCGCGGGATTGGTATTTGCCACGTTTGTGGCTTCTTCCACCAGATACTACGCTATCTACTCGAGCTTTGCCATCCTGTTCCTGTTACTCCTCTGGTTCTATGTAGGGTGGGTGATTGTGCTGTTAGGAGCGCAGGTGGCCTTTGCCAGTCAGCACTTGGACACCTATCAGGAAGGACGAAAGGCCTCGATGACCAGCGTGGCGGACCGGGAACGGCTGGTTTTACACTTCATGACACTGATCGGACACAATTTCTACTATGGGATGGAACCCTGGACCGCTCCAGCGTTGGCCCGGCGGTTTAACGCACCCAGGCAGCTGATCACCGAGCTGTTGCATACTCTCACCCAGGAGCAGTTGCTCGTTGCGGCATCGGACGGACAGGGATATGTCCCAGCCCGTGATCTCGAGCGAATCGGCCTCAAGGAGATTCTGGATTCGTTGCGGACGGCCGGGGGACCAGAAGAATTGCCGAATCGAGAGGGCAATAAGGATATGGTCGATGATGTGACCGAACAGGTAGATCGGGCGGTCGCTACCACCCTGGCCGGTAAGAGCCTCAAGAGTCTCGTCTTAAGCCAGCCCCCACCAAATCCCACCTCGGAATGA
- a CDS encoding DUF748 domain-containing protein: protein MGYLFITQKRAEAMVDGRAKMWGLIGLVVLVAVVVGGALAFRTAVGVLKGKVVQALGTGSEIKELSVGWSGVEVQGLRIKGTPGWPAKDALRAERVVIVPSLLSLLSGRVQVGSITIDRPYVSAFRTRDGRLQVVPTLLAQRDTEQQASGNGSTSAPTVTLSRITLQDGVVELFDATVARPPFKIRMEQIQASIQNVVTPTLEGKTKFDLTGVVKGVQQDGRATVSGWAEVVSKDSSVKVRLRSVDLVTFQPYLSKAAETRLRKGALDLDLDSRVSKKRLNAPGRVVISNLEFARGGGTFMGVPASAVVSTLKNKDDKIEVDFVIEGDIDNPRFSLNEYFAKRVGSALVGSIQRAEAVEKALEATGESGKEAEGVLREVQGLFGGPKKK, encoded by the coding sequence TTGGGGTACTTGTTTATTACCCAGAAAAGGGCAGAGGCCATGGTAGACGGAAGGGCAAAGATGTGGGGCCTGATCGGCCTCGTGGTGCTGGTCGCCGTTGTCGTGGGGGGAGCCCTCGCATTCCGGACAGCCGTTGGGGTCCTTAAAGGCAAGGTGGTGCAGGCCTTGGGCACGGGGAGCGAGATCAAAGAACTGAGCGTGGGCTGGTCCGGGGTGGAGGTACAGGGCCTCCGGATCAAGGGGACCCCGGGGTGGCCGGCGAAGGACGCCCTGCGGGCCGAGCGGGTGGTCATCGTTCCTAGCCTGCTGAGTCTCCTCTCGGGCCGGGTTCAGGTGGGTTCGATCACTATCGACAGGCCGTACGTCTCGGCGTTCCGGACGCGAGACGGGAGGCTGCAAGTTGTTCCTACCCTGCTGGCACAGCGGGACACGGAGCAACAGGCATCGGGCAACGGATCGACGTCAGCCCCGACCGTTACTCTTTCGCGCATCACGTTACAGGACGGCGTGGTGGAGCTGTTCGACGCCACCGTCGCTCGGCCACCCTTCAAGATCCGCATGGAGCAGATCCAGGCCTCCATTCAGAACGTGGTCACTCCGACGCTCGAGGGGAAGACGAAATTCGACCTGACGGGTGTGGTGAAGGGCGTCCAGCAGGATGGGCGCGCAACCGTCTCTGGATGGGCCGAGGTGGTGAGCAAGGACTCCTCGGTAAAGGTCCGGCTTCGGTCCGTGGATCTGGTAACATTCCAACCCTACCTCAGCAAGGCGGCAGAGACGCGGCTCCGAAAGGGGGCTTTGGACTTGGACCTCGACTCCCGGGTGAGCAAGAAGCGGCTAAACGCGCCAGGAAGAGTGGTCATCTCGAATCTCGAGTTTGCTCGCGGCGGCGGCACGTTTATGGGTGTGCCAGCCTCGGCCGTGGTGAGCACCCTCAAGAATAAGGACGACAAGATTGAAGTAGACTTCGTGATCGAAGGTGACATCGACAATCCCCGGTTTTCCCTGAACGAATACTTCGCCAAGCGCGTCGGGTCGGCCCTGGTGGGAAGCATCCAGCGAGCGGAAGCCGTGGAAAAAGCCCTGGAGGCGACCGGCGAATCTGGTAAGGAAGCGGAGGGAGTTCTTAGGGAGGTTCAGGGGCTCTTCGGTGGCCCGAAAAAGAAGTAG
- the lhgO gene encoding L-2-hydroxyglutarate oxidase has product MSETSCDIAIVGGGIIGLATALALSERVPRLQLAVLEKESRLAAHQSSHNSGVIHAGIYYTPGSYKACLCVEGVKLMLTFCDMYGIQYERCGKVIVATSPEELPRLAQLYKRGVANGVAGLERIGPERVREIEPHANALAAIYLPATGIVDFGKVSMTMASVLRGRETAILTGARVGRIVSANGGVVLETASGTVRARALINCAGLYADRVARLMGVRTDVRIIPFRGEYYNLVPDRRHLVRGLIYPAPDPAFPFLGVHFTRTIHGGVEAGPNAVLAFAREGYTFMHIRLGEVAGMLAYPGFWRMAARYWRMGLYELYRSLSRSAFVRALQRLVPEISPADLEPGGAGVRAQAVEKDGALVDDFRIVETPKAIHVLNAPSPAATASLAIGRHIADLAARTLIS; this is encoded by the coding sequence GTGAGCGAGACATCCTGTGACATCGCGATCGTCGGTGGCGGGATCATCGGGCTGGCAACCGCCTTGGCTTTGTCCGAGCGGGTCCCGAGACTGCAGCTTGCCGTGCTGGAAAAGGAATCCCGCCTCGCTGCCCACCAGAGCAGTCACAACAGCGGCGTGATCCACGCCGGTATCTACTACACGCCGGGCTCGTACAAAGCGTGCCTCTGCGTCGAGGGGGTGAAGCTGATGCTCACCTTCTGCGACATGTATGGAATCCAGTACGAGCGCTGCGGCAAAGTCATCGTTGCGACCTCGCCTGAAGAACTACCTCGCCTCGCCCAACTTTACAAGCGTGGGGTAGCAAACGGCGTGGCGGGCTTGGAGCGGATCGGGCCGGAACGGGTCCGGGAGATCGAACCCCACGCCAATGCGCTGGCGGCCATCTACTTGCCTGCGACTGGCATCGTCGACTTTGGTAAGGTGTCGATGACGATGGCCAGCGTCCTGCGGGGTCGGGAGACGGCCATCCTCACCGGGGCGCGCGTCGGGCGGATCGTCAGTGCGAATGGAGGGGTCGTGCTTGAAACCGCCTCGGGAACCGTCCGCGCCCGCGCCCTCATTAACTGCGCCGGCCTGTATGCCGACCGGGTCGCCCGGTTGATGGGCGTGCGGACCGACGTTCGAATCATCCCATTCCGGGGGGAATACTACAACTTAGTGCCAGACCGGAGACATCTAGTTCGGGGACTCATTTACCCAGCTCCCGACCCTGCCTTCCCTTTCCTCGGCGTCCACTTTACCCGGACGATCCACGGAGGGGTCGAGGCCGGGCCGAATGCCGTCCTTGCGTTTGCCCGCGAGGGCTACACGTTCATGCACATCCGGCTCGGCGAGGTCGCCGGGATGCTCGCCTATCCTGGCTTTTGGCGGATGGCGGCGCGCTACTGGCGAATGGGACTCTACGAGCTCTACCGGTCACTCAGCAGGTCGGCGTTCGTTCGAGCCCTGCAGCGTTTGGTCCCAGAGATCAGTCCGGCCGACCTCGAACCAGGAGGTGCCGGTGTCCGGGCCCAGGCGGTCGAGAAGGATGGCGCCCTCGTCGACGACTTTCGAATTGTCGAAACTCCCAAAGCGATCCACGTCCTCAACGCCCCGTCTCCCGCGGCGACCGCTTCGCTGGCAATCGGTCGGCACATCGCCGACCTGGCGGCGCGGACCCTCATATCGTGA
- a CDS encoding TIGR04283 family arsenosugar biosynthesis glycosyltransferase translates to MLSVIIPVVNEAPNLERLLPDLPDKCPGAEVIVVDGGSTDETLQVVGRFPFARPVMSPRGRARQMNAGVHEAQGEVLLFLHADAVLPHGASEAIRGALADPDTVGGRFDINLESSRLAMQVIAFFMNLRSRLTRIATGDHAIFVRQKIFAEMGGYPNIPLMEDVEFTKRLKRRGRIACLPLRVTASVRKWEQEGLLRTVLLMWTLRFLYFFGVSPARLHLLYYGHAQSAE, encoded by the coding sequence ATGCTGAGTGTGATCATCCCCGTCGTCAACGAGGCACCTAACCTCGAGCGGCTCTTGCCGGACCTGCCCGACAAGTGTCCCGGGGCAGAGGTCATCGTGGTGGATGGGGGATCAACAGATGAGACTCTGCAGGTGGTGGGACGGTTTCCCTTTGCCCGGCCTGTCATGAGCCCGAGGGGAAGGGCCAGGCAGATGAATGCCGGGGTCCACGAGGCCCAGGGAGAAGTCCTCCTCTTCCTCCATGCCGATGCGGTCTTACCCCATGGGGCCTCAGAGGCCATCCGCGGGGCACTGGCCGATCCCGACACCGTCGGTGGACGATTCGACATCAACCTGGAGAGTTCCAGGCTCGCCATGCAGGTCATCGCATTTTTTATGAACCTCCGTTCCCGCCTGACCCGGATCGCGACCGGCGATCATGCCATCTTTGTGAGGCAGAAAATCTTTGCAGAGATGGGTGGCTACCCTAACATTCCGCTGATGGAGGATGTAGAGTTCACGAAACGCCTTAAGCGTCGGGGACGTATCGCCTGCCTTCCCCTCCGAGTGACCGCCTCGGTCCGGAAGTGGGAGCAGGAGGGACTCCTCAGGACGGTCCTTCTGATGTGGACGCTTCGGTTTCTGTACTTCTTCGGGGTGAGCCCTGCCCGACTCCATCTACTGTATTATGGCCACGCCCAATCGGCAGAATGA